A genome region from Populus alba chromosome 5, ASM523922v2, whole genome shotgun sequence includes the following:
- the LOC118062231 gene encoding auxin-induced protein AUX28, with translation MEVEKGTKMRFEETELRLGLPGNGGGGTEGGEFARKRGFSETVDLKLNLSSKEGAIDPNHEKTRREKNLLATDPAKPPAKAQVVGWPPVRSFRKNMLAVQKSSIDQESADKVPGGNATFVKVSMDGAPYLRKVDLKMYKTYHELSDALGKMFSSFTIGNCGSHGMKDFLNESKLIDLLNGTDYVPTYEDKDGDWMLVGDVPWDMFVESCKRLRIMKGTEATGLAPRAMEKCKSRSFK, from the exons ATGGAAGTAGAGAAGGGAACAAAGATGCGGTTTGAGGAGACAGAGCTAAGGCTAGGGTTACCAGGGAATGGTGGAGGGGGTACTGAAGGAGGAGAGTTCGCAAGGAAGAGAGGATTCTCTGAGACTGTGGACTTGAAGCTCAATCTTTCTTCCAAGGAGGGGGCTATTGATCCAAATCATGAGAAGACTCGAAGGGAGAAGAACCTTCTGGCCACTGATCCAGCAAAACCTCCAGCTAA GGCACAGGTTGTGGGTTGGCCTCCAGTCAGATCTTTCCGAAAGAACATGTTAGCTGTCCAAAAAAGCAGCATCGATCAGGAGAGTGCTGACAAGGTTCCTGGGGGCAACGCAACCTTTGTGAAGGTTAGCATGGATGGCGCACCTTACCTCCGTAAAGTGGACTTGAAGATGTACAAGACCTACCACGAGCTCTCTGATGCCTTGGGCAAAATGTTCAGTTCCTTCACCATAG GCAACTGTGGATCCCATGGAATGAAAGATTTCCTGAATGAAAGCAAGCTCATAGATCTTCTTAATGGCACCGACTATGTTCCAACTTATGAAGATAAGGACGGTGACTGGATGCTCGTCGGTGATGTCCCATGGGA CATGTTTGTTGAATCATGCAAGCGGCTGCGAATAATGAAAGGAACGGAGGCGACTGGACTTG cACCGAGAGCCATGGAGAAATGCAAGAGCAGAAGCTTCAAGTAG
- the LOC118062240 gene encoding F-box/LRR-repeat protein 17 has translation MHFENQPHIPPATPSGSIASFTSMDTPHRAKKHRGSYNCGRCGLPKKGHVCHLPPSTTTTPTQTPTDSSVSVSTSTSRPPPPSRQQHSNLRRALSFDDTDLRCESPDIEIDESELDLFDSGSGKLPVSCMWEILRRLPPEGLLAAARVCKGWRETARRLWRAAEELRLTVPPRTQLVFVGSLLRRCTGLSRLSLRSESDLDATMLACIAFSCPNLEVMEFSTSEALVNRITGDELGCFVANKRCLRSLKMEGCSNLGGFVLCSSSLSTLWLSDLYCLSKMVFNCPNLKEISLDFSRQENESTDLIAMVDGLGRSCPRLQNIHVASFRLSHATVLALTAANLRGLRMLSLVFGTEITDASVAAISQSYSKLELLDLSGSSISDSGIGMICNVFPGTLSRLLLALCPNITSSGIQFATAQLPLLELMDCGMTICDPSSQNPTCDERGDFELQMTFKNKLHLIYQKLIIKHSRLKKLSLWGCSGLDALYLNCPELNDLNLNSCKNLHPERVLLQCPSLESVHASGCHRLLTGAIQSQVSNNLDAMENQSPHKRLADGSKRVRVPLFLSQQPYDDDKKRRRIGSRPCKVLVD, from the exons ATGCACTTCGAAAACCAACCACACATTCCCCCAGCCACTCCCAGCGGCTCCATCGCCTCTTTTACCTCCATGGATACCCCCCACCGTGCCAAAAAACACCGCGGCAGTTACAACTGCGGCCGTTGCGGACTCCCTAAAAAAGGTCACGTCTGCCATCTCCCTCCCAGCACCACCACCACACCAACGCAAACTCCCACTGACTCCTCCGTTTCAGTCTCCACCTCAACTTCTCGTCCACCGCCGCCGTCACGTCAGCAGCACTCGAATCTCCGCAGAGCGTTGTCATTTGATGACACTGACTTACGGTGTGAATCACCGGATATTGAAATCGATGAATCGGAGTTGGATCTGTTTGATTCAGGTTCCGGGAAGTTGCCGGTGAGCTGCATGTGGGAGATTTTGAGGAGGTTGCCGCCGGAGGGGTTGTTGGCGGCAGCTAGGGTGTGTAAGGGCTGGAGAGAGACAGCGAGGAGGTTATGGAGGGCGGCGGAGGAGCTTAGACTCACGGTTCCACCTAGGACTCAGCTTGTGTTTGTTGGATCTTTGTTGCGGAGGTGTACTGGACTCAGTAGACTGAGTCTTAGATCGGAAAG TGATCTGGATGCGACGATGTTGGCATGCATTGCGTTTTCTTGCCCTAATTTGGAAGTGATGGAGTTTTCTACATCCGAAGCTCTAGTCAATAGGATTACCGG TGATGAACTGGGTTGTTTTGTTGCTAATAAACGTTGCCTAAGAAGCCTTAAGATGGAAGGGTGTTCTAATCTGGGGGGATTCGTCCTCTGTTCCTCTAGTCTTTCTACACTCTGGCTTTCAGATCTGTATTGCCTATCTaagatg GTCTTTAACTGTCCCAATTTGAAAGAGATTTCCCTAGATTTTTCTCGCCAAGAAAATGAGAGTACTGATCTTATTGCTATGGTTGATGGTTTGGGAAGGAGTTGTCCTCGGCTGCAAAACATACATGTTGCATCATTTCGGCTTTCTCATGCCACAGTGCTTGCTCTCACAGCTGCAAACTTGAG GGGGTTGCGAATGCTTTCACTTGTTTTTGGAACTGAAATTACCGATGCATCTGTTGCTGCCATTTCTCAAAGCTATTCAAAATTAGAATTGCTTGATCTGAGTGG GTCTAGTATCAGTGACAGTGGCATTGGAATGATATGCAATGTATTCCCTGGAACACTTTCGAGACTTCTTCTTGCACTCTGTCCCAACATCACTTCAA GTGGAATTCAATTTGCCACAGCTCAATTGCCTCTTCTTGAACTCATGGATTGTGGAATGACAATTTGTGATCCGAGCTCTCAAAATCCAACCTGCGATGAACGTGGTGATTTTGAGTTGCAGatgacatttaaaaataaattacacctTATATACCAGAAGCTTATCATTAAACATAGCCGGTTGAAAAAGCTCAGCCTATGGGGCTGTTCTGGCTTAGAT GCTCTATACTTAAACTGCCCAGAACTCAACGATTTGAATCTGAACTCCTGTAAAAACTTGCATCCAG AGAGAGTGCTCCTGCAGTGCCCCAGTTTAGAAAGTGTGCATGCATCAGGATGTCACAGATTGCTGACTGGGGCTATTCAGAGTCAG GTCAGCAACAATCTTGATGCAATGGAAAACCAATCCCCCCATAAACGTTTGGCTGATGGCTCAAAGAGGGTTAGGGTCCCGCTATTCCTGAGTCAGCAG CCATATGATGATGATAAGAAGCGGAGAAGAATTGGGAGTCGTCCATGTAAGGTGCTTGTGGACTGA